Below is a window of Micromonospora chersina DNA.
CATGATCGCGATCCGGTCGCAGAGCGCGTCGGCCTCGTCGAGGTAGTGCGTGGTGATGAAGACTGTCATCCCCTCGGTGCGCAGCCGGCGGATCTCGTCCCACATGTGGGCCCGGCTCTGCGGGTCGAGGCCCGTGGTCGGCTCGTCCAGGAAGACGATCTTCGGTTCGTGGATGATGCCGAGCGCGATCTCGACGCGGCGGCGCTGGCCGCCGGAGTAGGTCTTGCACTTGCGGTCGGCGTACTCGCTGAGCTGGAAGGCGTCCAGGGCGCGGGTGGCGCGGCGGTGCGCCTCGGCCTTGGAGATGCCGTAGAGCCGGGCGTGCAGCACCAGTTCCTCGCGGGCGGTGGACTCGTCCCAGGTGCTGCCGCCCTGGGCCACGTAGCCGATCCGCCGGCGCACCTCGGCCGGGTCCTTGCGCAGGTCGGCCCCGGCGATGGTGGCCTCGCCGCCGTCGGGCTCGATGAGGGTGGCGAGCATCCGCAGGGTGGTGGTCTTGCCGGCGCCGTTGGGGCCGAGGAAGCCGAAGATCTCCCCCTCGGCCACCTCGAGGTTGACGCCGCGGACCGCGTCCACGGTCTTCGTCTCGCGACCCGCGCGGGAGCGGAACGACTTCCGCAGCCCCCTGGTCTCGATCATGTCTGCTCCTGGTCCTCCGGGCCGGACGCGACCGGCCGTCGATGGTCCGCGAGGACGCACGGCTCCCCCACGGCTCGCGCAGAGACTAACGCGATATAGCTCTTGTGGTCAACGTTGATTATTCCGCGTCGGGAGCGCCGTCCCGCCAGCCCGACCACCCCTCGGCCTGCTCCAGCCCAGCAGG
It encodes the following:
- a CDS encoding ATP-binding cassette domain-containing protein; this translates as MIETRGLRKSFRSRAGRETKTVDAVRGVNLEVAEGEIFGFLGPNGAGKTTTLRMLATLIEPDGGEATIAGADLRKDPAEVRRRIGYVAQGGSTWDESTAREELVLHARLYGISKAEAHRRATRALDAFQLSEYADRKCKTYSGGQRRRVEIALGIIHEPKIVFLDEPTTGLDPQSRAHMWDEIRRLRTEGMTVFITTHYLDEADALCDRIAIMDHGEVVAEGTPAELKREISGEVVLVGLDAATTPKAAELLDTEAYVSKLETVDEGGLRLYVEEGATAIPQVLRRLDHAGLELRSIELHRPSLDDVFLTKTGRSLRES